In Leptospira congkakensis, one DNA window encodes the following:
- a CDS encoding DEAD/DEAH box helicase family protein — MKIHFESLEFQDTATSAAVSLFEGMEKNPSGFSFSLSGEKGSLFQTELGFGNALLLEESVLYENLRKVQDKFSLEATTKEEFERNGLRFTIEMETGTGKTYVYLNTILSLHKLYGWSKFIIIVPSIAIKEGVLKTLEMTADHFRAKYGIPLVKGSTYSLYQGSAPSALRNFATTNQLQILVMNIQAFNKDTNIIHKEMDELNGQRPIDFIRSSKPILIIDEPQSVDNTETAQNAIAELNPLFQLRYSATPRIRYNPIFRLGPVEAFQRKLVKRIQIRSLEVTGTENAPYMKLESTEGKPGVGFTATVTVNVQSKGKISKKKIKLKQKDDLSLKTENSHYNGYIADTISIEPGNEFLRFTNGTVILLGKEIGSIAPVIQDERIKETIKAHLEKEMQLLRMGIQAKVLTLFFLDRVSNYREYNPDGTTSLGKFGKVFEAAYSELIQKPEFIDLNAPPVEFVHNGYFSGDKKKKGNSEIVEWKDTKGDGAKDDDTYNLIMKDKERLLDSNEPLRFIFSHSALREGWDNPNVFQICTLLETRSEFTKRQQIGRGMRLPVDIQGNRIQNETVNQLTVVVNESYTEFVSGLQTEYREESGIEFGKVNSHQFMNLVASFSSNTPSPQEKRKKADELFEVLKKLRYLNADGAFTNLMENAFLNPSEFILEGDFAGREDIILEWLRGLNIQTFVQIKRKPNLIKKNDHLWNHPEFWKLWDIIKQKTIYRFQFDSNSIITESVKRIREIQCESMRVVTSIAQGTIAYGGVSAAEIRNRESREVTSPFPLPDPLEYLQKETDLTRDTLKKILKESGSLGEFLKNPQNYLERSAQHIREVIREIGIKNGLEYVPLPNTYWEQKNTSDPIFKEFKEVISDTIETNKHGLYDKMETDSDTEKRFAREQEDSSTVEVFTKLPRKFIVPTPVGEYNPDWAIVVKEETGGTEKFLYYIKETKGYKNFSDIRTEEEKQKIESAKKHFQCIVDTYEARMLAQGIPLEKIPKLEYNVVVGTGKQDNPFINLNE; from the coding sequence ATGAAAATCCATTTCGAAAGTCTCGAATTCCAAGACACTGCCACAAGTGCCGCTGTATCTTTATTTGAAGGGATGGAAAAAAATCCCAGTGGATTTTCTTTTTCTCTTTCTGGTGAAAAAGGGTCTCTTTTTCAAACCGAACTTGGATTTGGAAATGCCCTGCTTTTAGAAGAATCAGTTTTGTATGAAAACTTACGAAAGGTGCAAGACAAGTTTTCTCTTGAAGCCACTACAAAAGAAGAATTTGAACGAAATGGACTTCGATTTACCATCGAGATGGAAACAGGAACTGGAAAGACATATGTGTATTTAAATACAATTTTATCTCTTCATAAACTCTATGGTTGGTCGAAGTTTATCATTATTGTTCCTTCCATCGCCATCAAAGAAGGAGTTCTAAAAACCTTAGAAATGACTGCAGACCATTTCAGAGCGAAGTATGGGATTCCTCTTGTCAAAGGAAGCACTTATTCGCTTTACCAAGGTTCGGCGCCAAGTGCCCTCCGTAACTTTGCTACAACAAACCAATTGCAAATTCTTGTGATGAACATCCAAGCCTTCAATAAAGACACCAACATCATCCATAAGGAAATGGATGAGCTGAATGGACAAAGACCTATTGATTTCATTCGTTCATCAAAACCCATCCTTATTATTGACGAACCCCAATCTGTAGACAATACCGAAACCGCACAGAATGCCATTGCAGAATTAAATCCCCTTTTCCAATTACGGTATTCGGCTACACCGCGCATTAGATACAACCCCATCTTTCGCTTGGGACCCGTTGAGGCCTTCCAAAGAAAACTCGTCAAACGGATCCAAATTCGATCTTTAGAAGTTACAGGAACAGAAAACGCACCCTATATGAAACTGGAATCTACAGAAGGAAAGCCAGGTGTTGGGTTTACCGCAACAGTAACGGTAAACGTCCAATCTAAGGGAAAAATTTCAAAAAAGAAAATCAAACTCAAACAAAAAGATGACTTAAGTCTTAAAACAGAAAATTCGCATTATAATGGTTATATTGCTGATACGATTAGCATCGAACCTGGAAACGAATTTTTACGATTCACAAACGGCACCGTAATTCTTTTGGGCAAAGAAATTGGTTCCATAGCCCCCGTCATTCAAGACGAAAGAATCAAAGAAACAATCAAAGCGCATTTGGAAAAAGAAATGCAACTTTTGCGAATGGGAATTCAGGCCAAGGTTTTGACTCTCTTTTTTCTAGATCGAGTTTCCAATTACAGAGAATATAATCCTGATGGAACCACAAGTCTTGGTAAATTTGGAAAGGTATTTGAGGCAGCCTATTCAGAGTTAATTCAAAAACCAGAGTTTATCGATTTAAATGCTCCTCCCGTCGAGTTTGTACATAATGGATATTTTTCTGGCGATAAAAAGAAAAAAGGAAATTCAGAAATCGTCGAATGGAAAGATACCAAAGGCGATGGCGCCAAAGATGATGATACCTATAATCTCATCATGAAAGACAAAGAGAGGTTACTCGATTCTAACGAACCACTTCGTTTTATCTTTTCTCACTCAGCGCTCAGGGAAGGTTGGGATAATCCAAATGTGTTTCAAATCTGTACCTTATTAGAAACACGCTCCGAATTTACCAAACGACAACAGATTGGTCGTGGAATGCGGCTCCCGGTGGACATTCAAGGCAATCGAATTCAAAACGAAACTGTAAACCAACTTACAGTCGTAGTAAATGAAAGTTATACAGAATTCGTAAGCGGATTGCAAACAGAATACAGGGAAGAATCCGGTATCGAATTCGGGAAAGTAAATTCCCATCAATTTATGAATCTTGTTGCCAGCTTCAGCTCTAATACTCCTAGTCCCCAAGAAAAAAGAAAAAAAGCAGACGAACTTTTTGAAGTCTTAAAAAAATTACGTTATCTTAACGCAGATGGTGCATTTACAAATCTAATGGAAAATGCCTTTCTAAACCCATCAGAGTTTATTTTGGAAGGTGATTTTGCTGGCCGTGAAGATATCATTCTGGAATGGCTCAGAGGACTAAATATCCAAACCTTCGTTCAAATCAAAAGAAAGCCAAACCTAATCAAAAAAAATGACCACTTATGGAATCATCCAGAATTTTGGAAACTTTGGGATATCATCAAACAAAAAACCATATATAGATTTCAGTTTGATTCCAATTCTATTATTACCGAATCGGTGAAAAGGATCCGAGAGATCCAATGTGAATCCATGAGAGTAGTTACTTCTATTGCACAAGGAACCATTGCCTATGGTGGAGTCTCCGCTGCAGAAATTCGTAATAGAGAATCAAGAGAAGTAACAAGTCCATTCCCCCTCCCTGACCCTCTTGAATACTTACAAAAAGAAACGGACTTAACTAGAGATACTTTAAAAAAAATCTTAAAAGAATCCGGCTCTCTTGGCGAATTTTTAAAAAATCCACAGAACTACCTCGAAAGATCCGCTCAGCACATAAGAGAAGTCATAAGAGAAATTGGTATTAAAAATGGACTCGAATATGTTCCTCTACCCAATACCTACTGGGAGCAAAAGAATACATCTGATCCAATTTTTAAAGAATTTAAAGAGGTAATATCTGATACGATAGAAACCAATAAACATGGATTATATGATAAAATGGAAACTGATAGTGATACTGAAAAGAGATTTGCTAGAGAACAAGAAGATTCAAGCACAGTTGAGGTATTTACTAAACTCCCGCGAAAGTTTATTGTTCCGACACCAGTCGGAGAATATAACCCAGATTGGGCAATTGTTGTAAAAGAAGAAACTGGCGGCACTGAAAAGTTTCTTTATTATATTAAAGAAACCAAAGGATACAAAAACTTTAGTGATATTCGAACTGAGGAAGAAAAACAAAAGATCGAATCTGCAAAAAAACATTTTCAATGCATAGTTGACACTTATGAAGCGCGTATGTTAGCTCAAGGAATTCCGCTAGAAAAAATTCCAAAATTAGAGTATAATGTAGTGGTAGGCACAGGAAAACAGGATAATCCTTTTATTAATTTAAATGAATAA
- a CDS encoding site-specific DNA-methyltransferase: MSDEPQKLPLTSHNLTEDKLRILKEHFPQVFTEGNLIDWDKLRQSLGETIESEETKERFGLNWPGKRNCFKAIQSPTTATLLPDRAASVDFDNTENLYIEGDNLEVLKLLQKSYLGKVKMIYIDPPYNTGNDFVYPDDYTESLKTYLEYTGQVDAKGRKFSNNTETTGRFHSQWLNMMYPRLFLARNLLREDGVIFISIDDTEVAHLRKVCDEIFGEENFVANVIWEKKFSPQNDEKYLSESHDHILLYSKMKDKWSPILLRRTEEQKAAYKNLDNDPRGPWTSGDLTSKTKAQGHSYCIESPNGNKHFPPEGRQWAPSQDTFNKMLLENKIWFGKSGENFPRAKQFLSEVQDGIVPVTLWMHEDVGHNQEAKQEFNAILNRLEFETPKPVRLMIRMMAISCSPNDIVLDFFSGSATTAHAVLALNAEDGGNRKFICVQLPEPTRKQKADGTWEESEASRAGFQTIAEIGMERIRRVITKLKEEGSANTKDSGKKSVKVKADPSKKEDSPSLGFESGVDQLIKNRENNEPPRKPQDLGFRVFKLAPSNFPVWNGNIEKTKEALEKALFEDQPTLLSSNALANTEEAILYEVLLKSGISEALANPNIKTETIAGKIVYIAEETAYYVLGKEHNLEVFNEIMRRSPSLVIAREMGFSGNDVLKANVHAGFKQMKDVSFQVV; encoded by the coding sequence ATGTCTGACGAACCCCAAAAACTCCCCCTTACCTCCCACAACCTAACCGAAGACAAACTCCGTATTCTAAAAGAACACTTCCCTCAAGTCTTCACTGAAGGGAATTTGATAGATTGGGACAAACTCCGCCAAAGCCTTGGCGAAACCATCGAATCGGAAGAAACAAAAGAACGATTTGGACTAAACTGGCCCGGCAAACGAAATTGTTTTAAGGCCATCCAATCCCCAACGACAGCCACTCTACTCCCTGACCGTGCCGCTTCGGTGGACTTTGACAATACCGAAAACCTCTATATCGAGGGGGACAATTTGGAAGTATTAAAACTTTTGCAAAAGTCCTACCTCGGTAAGGTAAAGATGATCTACATCGACCCGCCTTACAATACAGGAAACGACTTTGTCTATCCAGATGATTATACGGAATCTCTCAAAACCTATCTAGAATACACGGGACAAGTGGATGCCAAAGGACGCAAGTTTTCGAATAACACAGAAACCACGGGCCGGTTCCATTCTCAATGGCTGAACATGATGTATCCGAGACTCTTCCTTGCTCGCAACCTCCTTCGTGAAGATGGGGTGATTTTTATTTCCATTGATGACACCGAAGTGGCCCACTTACGGAAAGTATGCGATGAAATTTTCGGAGAAGAGAACTTTGTGGCGAATGTAATTTGGGAAAAGAAATTTTCTCCTCAAAACGATGAAAAATATTTATCTGAATCACATGACCATATTTTACTTTACTCAAAAATGAAAGACAAATGGTCACCAATTCTTCTTCGACGTACCGAGGAACAAAAAGCAGCATATAAAAACCTGGACAATGACCCACGTGGACCTTGGACAAGTGGGGATCTGACTTCAAAAACAAAGGCTCAAGGCCATTCATATTGCATTGAATCACCTAATGGAAATAAGCATTTCCCTCCAGAAGGAAGGCAATGGGCACCATCTCAAGACACTTTTAATAAAATGTTACTAGAAAACAAAATATGGTTTGGGAAATCTGGTGAAAATTTTCCAAGAGCAAAGCAATTCCTTTCGGAAGTACAAGATGGTATAGTTCCTGTTACTTTATGGATGCATGAAGACGTTGGTCATAACCAAGAAGCAAAACAAGAATTCAATGCTATCTTGAATAGATTAGAATTTGAAACTCCAAAGCCTGTAAGATTAATGATAAGAATGATGGCTATATCTTGTAGCCCCAACGACATCGTCCTCGACTTCTTTTCCGGCTCTGCCACTACCGCCCACGCCGTACTGGCGTTAAATGCAGAAGATGGAGGCAATCGTAAATTTATCTGTGTGCAACTCCCCGAGCCTACGCGCAAACAAAAGGCCGATGGGACTTGGGAGGAATCGGAAGCCTCTAGAGCCGGTTTCCAAACCATTGCCGAAATTGGAATGGAACGGATCCGTCGTGTGATAACAAAGCTGAAAGAAGAAGGAAGTGCAAACACCAAAGATAGTGGGAAAAAATCGGTAAAAGTAAAAGCAGACCCATCCAAAAAAGAAGATTCGCCTTCCTTGGGTTTTGAGTCCGGGGTAGACCAACTAATAAAAAATAGGGAAAATAACGAACCACCGCGTAAACCCCAAGATTTGGGCTTTCGGGTTTTCAAATTGGCACCGTCTAACTTCCCGGTTTGGAATGGTAATATCGAAAAAACTAAGGAGGCTTTGGAAAAAGCGCTCTTCGAAGACCAACCAACACTTTTGTCCTCCAATGCATTAGCGAATACAGAAGAAGCCATTCTCTATGAAGTTTTGTTAAAATCGGGAATTTCAGAAGCCCTCGCAAACCCAAATATCAAAACGGAGACCATCGCCGGAAAGATCGTTTATATCGCAGAAGAAACCGCCTATTATGTACTAGGAAAAGAACATAACTTGGAAGTATTTAATGAAATCATGAGACGAAGCCCTTCGCTTGTGATTGCTAGAGAAATGGGTTTTTCTGGAAACGATGTCCTTAAAGCCAACGTACATGCCGGATTCAAACAGATGAAAGATGTTAGCTTCCAGGTGGTTTAA
- a CDS encoding Abi family protein, translating to MIYQKKALTIDEQADQLLSRGLVCDRIDLVSILKQVSYYRLSGYWFPFRNYPNEEFKQNTTLKEIWSRYCFDRKLRLLVLDGIEKIEIALRTDITYKLSHQTGAFGYTEPSAFPMLKEPEFMKLQEEIKKEYSRSKEKFVSHFQHKYGEEHDSLPLWMATELISFGTLFTMYRGIATSTSKSIAKKYNLPEPVLLSWIGSLNSVRNICAHHSRLWNREFGYKPMLPRNDLGWKQPVEIQPNKIFVILSIIQYMLNFISPTSQWKFRFLDLLTLYPTIPIREMGFPERWKEVPFWNLTKTQSRN from the coding sequence ATGATCTACCAAAAAAAAGCCTTAACCATTGATGAACAAGCCGATCAACTTCTCTCCAGAGGTTTGGTATGCGACCGCATTGACTTAGTATCAATCTTAAAACAAGTTAGTTACTATCGATTGAGTGGCTATTGGTTTCCTTTTCGAAATTATCCAAATGAAGAATTTAAACAAAACACCACTCTGAAAGAAATTTGGAGTCGTTATTGTTTTGATCGTAAACTTCGTTTACTTGTTCTTGATGGTATCGAGAAAATAGAAATCGCTCTACGAACCGATATCACATACAAATTATCTCACCAAACAGGCGCTTTTGGTTACACAGAACCCTCTGCCTTTCCCATGTTAAAAGAACCTGAATTTATGAAACTCCAAGAGGAAATAAAAAAGGAATATTCGCGAAGCAAAGAAAAATTTGTCTCACATTTCCAACACAAATATGGTGAAGAGCATGATTCTCTTCCTCTTTGGATGGCTACTGAGCTCATCAGTTTTGGCACACTGTTTACTATGTACAGAGGAATCGCTACCTCCACTTCAAAATCGATTGCTAAAAAATACAATTTACCTGAACCTGTTCTCTTGTCTTGGATCGGAAGTTTAAACTCAGTCAGGAACATTTGTGCACACCATTCTAGGTTGTGGAATCGAGAGTTTGGATACAAACCAATGCTTCCGCGAAATGATTTAGGTTGGAAACAACCAGTCGAAATCCAACCAAACAAAATCTTTGTGATTCTATCGATCATTCAATATATGCTAAATTTCATTTCCCCAACTAGCCAATGGAAATTTCGTTTTTTAGATTTACTGACTCTCTATCCTACCATTCCCATTCGCGAAATGGGTTTTCCTGAAAGATGGAAAGAGGTTCCTTTTTGGAATCTAACCAAAACACAATCAAGGAATTAA
- a CDS encoding SNF2-related protein, which produces MNLVPHQRKILALELTRKRASGDPERLGKAMLGAQVDLNPHQLDAALFALESPLSRGVILADEVGLGKTIEAGLVLTQFLSEEKKRILIIAPANLRKQWSGELQEKFHLKSEIIEGKNFNSIQKSGIHNPFNNEKVVIVSYQFAKAKAFEISQISWDLVVLDEAHRLRNVYKESNVIANTIKESLRSRFKLLLTATPLQNSLSELYGLVSIIDEQTFGDFDSFSQQFLRIQSEEQLQLLKNRIEGICKRTLRKQVLEYIKYTKRIPITKEFIPNADEDRLHEWISAYLQRENLAALPKSQRKLMTLILRKLLASSTYAIAGTLQALVDRLEKKLGVSDTSLDLEIEKLIADDFEEYEEIKEEWSDFQTQKSIPENHLLVESAEDLRAEIKELKEYLALANNIQANSKAEVLLTGLGQAFSEMERLGGAKKAVIFTESRRTQNYLFDFLSINGYANQILLFNGSNNDDTSKKIFQSWMEKYKGTDKISGSKTADIRAALVEEFKEKRQILIATEAAAEGINLQFCSIVVNYDLPWNPQRIEQRIGRCHRYGQNFDVVVVNFLNKKNLADVRVYELLSEKFQLFSGVFGASDEVLGNVETGVDFEKRIAEIFQSCRTKEEIQDAFDKLQSELQSDINERIKETREKLLTNFDEIVQEKLKIRMEESEILFDRQTKLLWILTKDAIHKHGKTNDLDLSFRLDSNPFLSLPIQLGHYRMGKSLFQENSFHSNHPLAKKILEAAVNESIPEDGILKFTLSKDRIDQSYANIKNKQGDILATLWTLDSFEKEEVLLITILWEDGSTLDNEQAIRLFSRSCQWKPYVEKDLNSRTTKLEEIHSNKKNQTLINRDLRNQDLFTKEYEKLDAWADDKRLSLQKELKSFDEEIKIRKKQAKDAGNLTDRLKLERERKEIEKRRDEAWKSFEMARRSIDEEKEKFLEEMEKKAKFVTDETVLFYGKIQIV; this is translated from the coding sequence ATGAACTTAGTTCCACACCAAAGAAAAATTCTCGCCTTAGAACTGACCAGAAAACGTGCGTCTGGTGATCCAGAGAGACTTGGAAAGGCTATGCTGGGTGCTCAGGTAGATTTGAATCCGCATCAATTAGATGCCGCTTTATTTGCATTAGAATCTCCTTTATCAAGAGGAGTAATCTTGGCCGATGAAGTGGGCCTAGGAAAAACAATTGAAGCTGGGCTTGTACTTACCCAATTTTTGTCCGAAGAAAAAAAAAGAATATTGATTATTGCACCTGCAAATTTAAGGAAACAATGGAGTGGTGAGCTACAAGAGAAATTCCATTTAAAGTCTGAAATTATCGAAGGAAAAAATTTCAATTCAATTCAAAAAAGTGGAATTCATAATCCTTTTAACAACGAAAAAGTAGTTATAGTTTCATATCAATTTGCCAAAGCGAAAGCATTCGAAATTTCTCAGATTTCTTGGGATCTCGTAGTCTTAGACGAGGCTCATCGACTCAGAAATGTTTATAAAGAGTCCAATGTTATCGCAAATACAATAAAAGAAAGTTTACGTAGTCGTTTTAAACTTCTCCTTACTGCAACTCCACTTCAAAATTCACTCAGCGAATTGTATGGATTAGTAAGCATCATCGACGAACAAACATTTGGTGATTTTGATAGTTTTTCACAGCAGTTTTTGCGAATCCAATCAGAAGAACAACTTCAGTTACTTAAAAACAGAATCGAAGGAATTTGCAAAAGAACTCTTCGCAAACAAGTATTAGAATATATCAAATATACAAAGAGAATTCCTATTACAAAAGAGTTTATCCCAAACGCAGACGAAGATCGTTTACACGAATGGATTAGTGCTTATTTACAACGGGAAAACTTAGCCGCTCTTCCAAAAAGTCAAAGGAAACTAATGACTTTAATTTTACGCAAACTCCTCGCTTCTTCCACTTATGCAATAGCTGGTACTTTGCAGGCATTAGTAGATAGATTAGAAAAAAAACTAGGAGTTTCTGATACCTCTCTCGATTTAGAGATCGAAAAGTTAATTGCAGACGACTTTGAAGAATATGAAGAAATAAAAGAAGAATGGTCTGATTTTCAAACTCAAAAATCTATTCCTGAAAATCATCTTCTGGTTGAATCAGCAGAAGATTTAAGAGCGGAAATCAAAGAATTAAAAGAGTATTTAGCACTTGCTAATAATATCCAAGCCAATAGCAAAGCCGAAGTACTACTCACTGGACTTGGACAAGCGTTTTCCGAAATGGAAAGATTAGGTGGAGCCAAAAAAGCTGTTATTTTTACAGAGTCAAGACGCACCCAAAACTATCTATTCGACTTTTTATCAATCAATGGTTATGCGAATCAAATCTTGTTATTCAATGGTTCCAATAATGATGATACTTCAAAGAAGATATTTCAATCTTGGATGGAAAAGTATAAAGGAACAGATAAAATTTCTGGTTCTAAGACAGCAGATATTAGGGCTGCACTTGTAGAAGAATTTAAAGAAAAAAGGCAAATTTTAATAGCAACAGAAGCTGCAGCCGAAGGAATCAATCTTCAATTTTGTTCTATCGTTGTAAATTACGATTTACCATGGAATCCACAAAGGATTGAACAAAGGATCGGAAGATGCCACAGATATGGTCAAAATTTTGATGTCGTAGTCGTTAATTTCCTAAATAAAAAGAACCTGGCCGATGTACGCGTATACGAATTGTTAAGCGAAAAATTTCAATTATTCAGTGGTGTATTTGGAGCAAGCGACGAAGTTCTTGGAAACGTTGAAACTGGAGTTGATTTTGAAAAAAGAATTGCAGAAATTTTCCAATCTTGTCGTACCAAAGAAGAAATCCAAGATGCATTTGATAAACTTCAATCTGAGCTTCAATCGGATATAAATGAAAGAATAAAAGAAACTAGAGAAAAGTTACTTACAAACTTTGATGAAATTGTCCAAGAAAAGCTTAAGATCCGAATGGAAGAAAGTGAGATTTTGTTCGATCGCCAAACTAAATTACTATGGATTTTAACAAAGGATGCCATACATAAACATGGAAAAACAAATGACTTAGATCTTAGTTTCCGTTTAGACTCTAACCCATTTCTATCTCTTCCAATTCAACTTGGCCACTACCGGATGGGAAAATCTTTATTTCAGGAAAACTCATTCCATTCTAACCATCCCCTTGCCAAAAAAATCTTGGAAGCTGCAGTCAATGAATCAATTCCAGAAGATGGTATATTGAAATTTACTCTAAGCAAAGATAGAATTGATCAGAGTTACGCGAATATAAAAAATAAACAGGGCGATATTTTGGCTACACTTTGGACTTTGGATAGTTTTGAGAAAGAAGAAGTCCTTTTAATAACAATTCTGTGGGAAGATGGCTCAACCTTAGACAACGAACAAGCAATTCGTCTATTTTCTAGATCTTGTCAGTGGAAACCTTATGTAGAGAAAGATTTAAATTCAAGAACAACTAAATTAGAAGAGATTCATTCAAACAAAAAGAACCAAACCTTAATCAATCGAGACTTAAGAAACCAAGATCTTTTTACAAAAGAATATGAAAAACTGGATGCCTGGGCCGATGACAAACGATTGAGTCTACAAAAAGAACTCAAGTCTTTTGATGAGGAAATCAAAATTCGCAAAAAACAAGCAAAAGATGCAGGGAACCTAACTGACAGATTAAAGTTGGAAAGAGAAAGAAAAGAAATCGAAAAAAGAAGGGATGAGGCCTGGAAGAGTTTTGAAATGGCACGGCGTTCTATTGATGAAGAAAAGGAAAAATTCTTAGAGGAAATGGAAAAGAAAGCTAAATTTGTAACAGATGAAACTGTTTTATTTTACGGCAAAATACAAATCGTCTGA
- a CDS encoding MaoC/PaaZ C-terminal domain-containing protein: MAKIEFDKVEVGQTLPSLDIPVIEHANLVRYAGASGDFNPIHNDPDFARKAGLDGTISHGMYVMAQVGRLCTSWAEQKDIAYFGVTFKAMTKLGEKLTIVGTIKKKFEKDGKKTVTVLVEAKNEAGEVKAGGDLVVNAV; the protein is encoded by the coding sequence ATGGCAAAAATCGAATTTGATAAAGTAGAAGTTGGTCAGACTCTTCCTTCCCTCGACATCCCAGTCATCGAACATGCAAATTTAGTTCGTTATGCGGGAGCATCTGGAGATTTTAACCCTATTCACAACGATCCTGACTTCGCAAGAAAAGCAGGCCTTGACGGAACCATTTCTCACGGTATGTACGTAATGGCGCAAGTAGGAAGACTTTGTACTTCTTGGGCTGAACAAAAAGACATCGCATACTTTGGTGTGACTTTCAAAGCCATGACGAAACTCGGCGAAAAACTAACAATCGTTGGAACCATCAAAAAGAAATTTGAAAAAGATGGTAAAAAAACAGTAACTGTACTTGTAGAAGCAAAAAACGAAGCTGGCGAAGTGAAAGCCGGTGGAGATTTAGTCGTCAACGCAGTGTAG
- a CDS encoding FAS1-like dehydratase domain-containing protein: MAITKDIVGKKLDRFDFTVERGKIKEFCLAINEKNPIYFDVEEAKKAGYSDVPAPPTFPTVIMFWGYPKIWNDMAELGIDLSKILHLKEEYTYHKILYPGKVYAQSEISDVKSGRAEIVTFKTTIYDEKNDPILSAEMAIFIRKD; this comes from the coding sequence ATGGCAATAACCAAAGATATAGTTGGAAAAAAACTAGATCGTTTTGATTTCACAGTGGAACGAGGAAAGATCAAAGAATTCTGCCTCGCCATTAACGAAAAAAACCCAATCTATTTTGACGTAGAAGAAGCTAAAAAAGCCGGATACTCTGATGTTCCTGCTCCACCAACTTTCCCTACAGTCATTATGTTTTGGGGATACCCGAAGATTTGGAACGATATGGCCGAACTCGGTATCGACCTTTCCAAAATCCTTCACTTAAAAGAAGAGTATACGTACCACAAAATTCTGTATCCGGGCAAAGTATACGCACAGTCCGAAATTTCTGATGTAAAATCAGGAAGAGCAGAAATCGTAACTTTCAAAACAACCATCTATGATGAAAAAAATGATCCCATCCTCTCTGCTGAGATGGCGATATTCATTCGTAAGGATTAA
- a CDS encoding alpha/beta hydrolase, giving the protein MSNWEQAYSREESTFQNKDGGSIYYQIYRPKSGVKRVLVVHHGIGEHGGRYNFLLEALADHNYAIYLIDARGHGKSDGRRGVITHFSDFFADLKELIDIAKRNEGVSKVTLLGHSMGAAVTFLYTATDNYQNDLDAYICSALPIKVKTDLVMDIKKGAGGFLAKLAPTLTVPTGLDVKMISHDQSVVDAYVKDPLVHGNVGAYLGDYLLNCYGLALESATKINVPIYMFHGKDDQIALVQGTLDAFEKVNSKDKTMKIFDGLYHETMNELPKDRAIVFKELVAWIDKH; this is encoded by the coding sequence ATGAGTAATTGGGAACAAGCCTACTCCCGTGAGGAGTCTACCTTTCAAAACAAAGACGGCGGATCGATTTATTACCAAATCTATCGTCCAAAGTCCGGTGTCAAACGTGTGCTCGTTGTCCACCACGGAATTGGGGAACACGGTGGTCGTTACAACTTTTTGTTGGAAGCCTTGGCGGATCACAATTACGCCATTTACCTGATCGATGCGAGAGGTCATGGTAAATCCGATGGACGTCGCGGTGTCATCACTCATTTCTCTGATTTTTTTGCTGACCTCAAAGAACTCATCGATATCGCCAAACGTAACGAAGGTGTCAGTAAGGTAACTTTACTTGGTCACTCTATGGGTGCTGCTGTTACCTTTCTTTATACTGCCACAGACAACTACCAAAATGATTTAGATGCTTACATCTGTAGTGCCCTTCCGATCAAAGTCAAAACAGACCTAGTGATGGACATCAAAAAAGGGGCCGGTGGATTTTTAGCAAAACTAGCACCCACTTTAACAGTTCCCACTGGACTCGATGTCAAAATGATTTCTCATGACCAGTCTGTAGTGGACGCCTATGTAAAAGATCCATTGGTGCACGGAAACGTAGGAGCCTACTTAGGTGACTACTTACTCAACTGTTACGGTCTCGCATTGGAATCAGCTACGAAAATCAATGTACCAATTTATATGTTCCATGGAAAGGATGACCAAATCGCCCTTGTCCAAGGAACTTTGGATGCCTTTGAAAAGGTAAATTCCAAAGACAAAACAATGAAAATTTTTGACGGATTGTACCACGAAACCATGAACGAACTCCCGAAAGACAGAGCTATCGTCTTTAAAGAGTTAGTTGCTTGGATCGACAAACACTAA